The following are encoded together in the Burkholderiales bacterium genome:
- a CDS encoding monovalent cation/H+ antiporter subunit D has translation MSLAQHLPILPIVLPLFTGAALLLVNERRVEFKAAISLGAALALIACATALVAAVAGAGPLVYRVGDWPSAFGIVLVADRLSAALVLLAGVLGLAAGWFSMARWHGAGPRFHALLQFLLMGVNGAFLTGDLFNLFVFFEVLLVASYGLALHGAGTARVRASLHYIAANLLASLLFLVGASLIYGTTGTLNMAELSVRIPAVASADRGLLDAGAALLAVAFLVKAGMWPLSFWLPGTYAAVSPPAAAMFALLTKVGVYSVLRTWLLFFVDDGTVEPYGADVLMAGGLVTLAFGAIGVMASQNLRRVTAYSLVVSAGTLLAAVAVRDVAVTSAALYYLAASTLGVSAMFLLVELLERGRAPGADILAVTAEAYIEPEEELPQEAEVGFAIPGSLALLGSAFVLCAVVLAGLPPLAGFVGKFGLLHALFDLDRLSGAAWSLFALLIVSGFAAIVALARAGVRRFWVGDAQVVSVRVVEIAPVFLLIGLCVAMTVGAGSVMEYLRAAAESLHAPAEYVRGVVHTR, from the coding sequence ATGAGCCTCGCGCAGCACCTGCCGATCCTGCCGATCGTGCTGCCGCTCTTCACGGGGGCGGCCTTGTTGCTGGTCAACGAGCGTCGCGTCGAGTTCAAGGCCGCGATCAGCCTCGGCGCCGCCCTGGCGCTGATCGCCTGCGCGACAGCGCTCGTCGCCGCCGTGGCGGGGGCCGGACCTCTGGTGTACCGCGTCGGCGACTGGCCGTCCGCTTTCGGCATCGTGCTCGTGGCGGATCGGCTTTCCGCGGCGCTCGTGCTGCTCGCCGGCGTTCTGGGCCTGGCAGCGGGATGGTTCTCCATGGCGCGCTGGCATGGCGCGGGCCCGCGATTCCACGCGCTGCTCCAGTTTCTGCTGATGGGCGTCAACGGCGCGTTCCTCACGGGCGATCTGTTCAATCTCTTCGTATTCTTCGAGGTTCTCCTGGTCGCTTCGTACGGGCTCGCGCTGCACGGCGCCGGGACGGCGCGCGTGCGCGCCAGCCTGCACTACATAGCCGCAAACCTGCTGGCTTCGCTGCTGTTCCTCGTCGGGGCGAGCCTCATCTATGGAACGACCGGTACGCTCAACATGGCCGAACTGAGCGTGCGCATACCTGCGGTTGCGTCGGCGGACCGCGGGCTGCTCGACGCCGGCGCCGCGCTGCTCGCCGTCGCCTTCCTCGTCAAGGCGGGCATGTGGCCGCTCAGCTTCTGGCTGCCCGGCACGTATGCGGCGGTGAGCCCGCCCGCAGCGGCCATGTTCGCCCTGCTCACGAAGGTGGGGGTGTATTCGGTCCTGAGGACATGGCTGTTGTTTTTCGTGGACGACGGCACCGTCGAACCGTACGGGGCCGACGTGCTCATGGCGGGCGGGCTGGTCACCCTGGCGTTCGGTGCGATCGGCGTGATGGCGTCGCAGAACCTGCGGCGCGTCACCGCATACAGCCTCGTGGTCTCTGCGGGCACACTGCTCGCCGCGGTGGCCGTGCGCGATGTCGCGGTGACGAGCGCCGCGCTCTATTACCTGGCGGCGTCGACGCTCGGCGTGAGCGCGATGTTCCTGCTCGTCGAGCTGCTCGAGCGGGGGCGGGCGCCCGGCGCGGACATTCTTGCGGTGACCGCCGAGGCGTACATCGAGCCCGAGGAAGAGCTCCCGCAGGAGGCCGAGGTCGGCTTCGCCATCCCCGGTTCGCTCGCGTTGCTCGGCAGCGCCTTCGTGCTGTGCGCAGTCGTGTTGGCCGGCCTGCCGCCACTGGCCGGGTTCGTGGGCAAATTCGGGTTGCTGCACGCGCTCTTCGATCTCGATCGCCTTTCCGGGGCGGCGTGGTCGCTGTTCGCGTTGTTGATCGTGTCGGGCTTTGCCGCCATCGTCGCGCTTGCCCGCGCGGGAGTTCGCCGCTTCTGGGTGGGCGACGCGCAGGTCGTGAGCGTTCGGGTCGTCGAAATCGCGCCGGTGTTTCTCCTGATCGGCC
- a CDS encoding Na+/H+ antiporter subunit C — translation MNELIVAAAIGVLTASGVWLVLRPRTFQVMIGLSLLSYAVNLFIVAMGRLRAGAAPIVEAGAKAAADYADPLPQALVLTAIVIGFATTALLLVVLLAARGLTGTDHVDGREPDE, via the coding sequence GTGAACGAGCTCATCGTCGCGGCAGCCATCGGCGTGCTCACGGCCTCCGGGGTCTGGCTGGTGCTCAGGCCGCGCACGTTCCAGGTGATGATCGGCCTGTCGCTGCTCTCGTATGCGGTGAACCTGTTCATCGTCGCGATGGGCAGGCTGCGCGCCGGGGCGGCGCCCATCGTGGAAGCCGGGGCGAAGGCCGCGGCCGACTACGCCGATCCGCTGCCGCAGGCGCTGGTGCTGACGGCGATCGTGATCGGCTTCGCGACGACCGCTCTGCTGCTCGTGGTGCTGCTCGCCGCTCGCGGTTTGACCGGCACCGACCATGTGGACGGGCGGGAGCCCGACGAATGA